The Halomonas sp. 7T genome contains a region encoding:
- the lolA gene encoding outer membrane lipoprotein chaperone LolA yields the protein MRETHTRRTSPLMLAASALGLTFASPALWANEAAERLTERLDPLESYHASFEQQILGGDGERLQSARGEMWLSRPGMLRWEVEAPYSQIVVSDGSDVHLYDPDLEQVTVQAMDNRVSHTPALLLSGSADDLTASYEVFYEQEDGDDVFTLIPSSADTLFEELSMVFDNQTLTELWMMDSTGQRTAITFSNITRNGVIDRSLFDFDIPEGTDVIREGL from the coding sequence ATGCGCGAGACGCATACACGACGCACCTCACCACTGATGTTGGCTGCCAGCGCATTGGGTTTAACCTTTGCATCCCCAGCCCTGTGGGCCAATGAAGCAGCCGAGCGCCTGACCGAACGGCTCGATCCGCTAGAGAGCTATCACGCAAGCTTTGAACAGCAAATACTGGGTGGCGACGGCGAGCGCTTGCAGAGCGCCCGAGGCGAAATGTGGCTCTCTCGCCCTGGCATGCTGCGCTGGGAAGTGGAGGCGCCGTACTCGCAAATCGTAGTGTCAGACGGTAGCGACGTTCACTTATATGACCCGGATCTTGAGCAGGTAACGGTACAGGCAATGGATAATCGGGTTTCCCATACGCCTGCGCTGTTGCTGTCAGGTAGCGCCGACGATCTGACCGCTAGTTACGAGGTGTTTTATGAGCAGGAAGATGGCGATGACGTATTTACGTTGATTCCTTCTTCTGCGGATACCCTGTTTGAAGAGCTAAGCATGGTGTTTGATAACCAAACGCTGACCGAGCTATGGATGATGGATAGCACCGGCCAGCGCACAGCGATTACCTTTAGCAATATTACCCGCAATGGCGTTATTGACCGCAGCCTGTTTGATTTTGACATTCCAGAAGGCACCGATGTAATTCGCGAAGGGCTCTAA